CGCGACGAGGCCGGCGTCGTCGAGCAGACGCGAGAAGAGCTCGCGCTCCTCGGCGAGATCGATCGCCTCCGGGCTCGTGCCGAGAATCGTGTAGCCGGCAGCCTCGATCCCCTTCGCGAGGCCGAGCGGCGTCTGGCCGCCGAGCTGGCAGACGACACCGAGGATCTCACCGCTCGCCGCTTCCGCGTCGAGCACCTCCAGCACGTCCTCCAGCGTCAGAGGCTCGAAGTACAGGCGGTCGGAGGTGTCGTAGTCGGTGGACACCGTCTCCGGGTTGCAGTTGACCATGACGGTCTCGAAGCCGGCATCCGACAGCGCGAACGACGCGTGCACGCAGGAGTAGTCGAACTCGACACCCTGACCGATGCGGTTCGGGCCCGAGCCGATGATGACGACCTTCTTGCGGTCGGAGGGTTCGACCTCGGTCTCGCTGTCGTAGCTCGAGTAGTGGTACGGCGTCAGGGCCGGGAACTCACCGGCGCAGGTGTCGACCGTCTTGTAGACGGGGCGCACCGCGAGTGCACGACGCACCTCCCGCACCTCGGTCTCGTCGAGTCCGCGCAGCTCGGCGATCTGCACGTCCGAGAAGCCGTGCTCCTTCGCGTGGCGCAGCGTCGCGGCATCCAGCTCCTCTGCCGAGGCAATGATGTCGGCGACCTCGTTGATCAGGATCATCTGGTCGAGGAACCACGGGTCGATCGCGGTCGCCTCGAAGGCCTGCTCGATCGTCGCCCCCTTGCGCAGCGCCTGCTGCAGCGTCACGATGCGACCGTCGGTCGGCGTCTTCGAGATCTCGAGCAGCTCTTCGACGGAGCGCTCCTCCGGCCCCCAGTGGAAGCTCGAACCGCGCTTCTCCAGCGAACGGAGCGCCTTCTGCAGTGCGGTCGTGTAGTTGCGGCCGATGGCCATCGCCTCGCCGACCGACTTCATGGTCGTCGTCAGCGTCGCGTCCGCGGCCGGGAACTTCTCGAAGGCGAAGCGCGGGACCTTGACGACGACGTAGTCGAGCGTCGGCTCGAAGCTCGCCGGCGTCACGCCCGTGATGTCGTTCGTGACCTCGTCCAGGCGGTAGCCGAGCGCCAGCTTGGCCGCGAGCTTCGCGATCGGGAAGCCCGTCGCCTTCGATGCGAGGGCGCTGGAACGCGAGACGCGCGGGTTCATCTCGATGACGATGATGCGGCCGTCGACCGGGTTGATCGCGAACTGGATGTTGCAGCCGCCGGTGTCCACGCCGACGGCGCGGATGATGTCGATGCCGATGTCACGGAGCTTCTGGAACTCGCGATCCGTCAGCGTCAGCGCGGGTGCGACCGTGATGGAGTCACCCGTGTGCACGCCGACCGGGTCGACGTTCTCGATGGAGCAGACGACGACCGTGTTGTCGGCCGTGTCGCGCATGAGCTCGAGCTCGTACTCCTTCCAGCCGAGAATCGACTCCTCCAGGAGCACCTCGTTCGTCGGAGAGTCGTGCAGGCCCGCACCGCCGATGCGACGCAGGTCCTCTTCGTTGTAGGCGAAGCCGGAGCCCAGGCCGCCCATCGTGAAGCTGGGGCGGACGACAAGCGGGTAGCCGAGCTTCTCGGCGCCTGCGAGCAGATCGTCCATGGAGTGCGCGATGACCGAGGCCGCCACGTCTGCGCCGGCCTCGAGGACGAGCTCCTTGAAGATCTGGCGATCTTCACCCTTTTTGATGGCGTCGACGCGCGCGCCGATGAGCTCGACGTCGTACTTGTCGAGGATGCCCCGCTCGTGCAGTGCCATCGCGGCGTTGAGCGCCGTCTGGCCACCGAGGGTCGGGAGGATCGCGTCGGGCTTCTCCTTGGCGATGATCGTCTCGATGACCTCTGGGGTGATCGGCTCGACGTAGGTCGCGTCGGCGAAGTCCGGGTCGGTCATGATGGTCGCGGGGTTCGAGTTCACCAGGATGACGCGCACGCCCTCCTCGCGAAGCACGCGACACGCCTGGGTGCCGGAGTAGTCGAACTCGACGGCCTGACCGATGACGATCGGGCCGGAGCCGATGACGAGAACAGACTTGATATCGTCGCGCTTGGGCATTACTTCGCGTCCTTCTGGGAGATGTGCGCGACGACGAGATCGCGGAAACGGTCGAAAAGATAGTTGGCGTCGCGGGGACCCGAGGCAGCCTCCGGGTGGTACTGCACCGAGAACGCGGGGATGTCGAGAGCGCGAAGCCCCTCGACGACGTTGTCGTTCAGGCCGATGTGGCTGACCTCGACCTTGCCGTAGCCGTTCGGGCTGTCGAAGGTCCCCTCCAGCGGAGCCTCCACGGCGAAGCCGTGGTTGTGGGCCGTGATCTCGACGCGTCCGGTCGCGCGATCCAGCACCGGCTGGTTGATGCCGCGGTGTCCGAAGGGCAGCTTGTAGGTGCCGAGCCCGAGTGCGCGACCGAGCAGCTGGTTTCCGAAGCAGATGCCGAAGAACGGCAGGTTCGCGTCGAGCACTTCACGCAGCAGCGCGACGTGACGCTCGGAGGCGGAGGGGTCACCGGGGCCGTTCGAGTAGAACACCGCGACCGGTTCGACGGCCTGGATCTCGTCGAACGTCGAGGTCTGCGGCAGAACGTGCACGTCGAAACCGCGCGCCGCGAGGTTGTTCACCGTCGCCTGCTTGACGCCGAGGTCGATGACAGCGAGGTTGCCGATGCGCTCGCCGACGGCGGGCGTGAGGGTCGGGACCTCCACGGAGACCTGTCCGGACAGGTTCTGACCGGACATGAGCGGGGCCTCGGTGACGATGCGCAGCTGCTCATCGGCGTCGATGCCTTCGGCATCTCCCGAGAAGATCGCCCCGCGGAGGCTTCCCACCGAACGGAGGCGTCGGGTGACCGCACGCGTGTCGATGCCGCTGATGCCGACGATGTTGTCGCGCTGCAGCACGTTCTCGAGTGAGTCGGTGGCGCGCCAGTTCGACACGATGCGCGAGGGGTCGCGCACGATGTAGCCCTCGACCCAGATGCGACGAGACTCGTTGTCTTCCTCGTTGACGCCCGTGTTGCCGATGTGCGGTGCGGTCTGCAGGACGATCTGCCCGGCGTAGGACGGGTCGGTGATCGTCTCCTGATAGCCGGTCATGCCGGTGGCGAAGACGACCTCTCCGATCGTCGTGCCTCGGGCGCCGTATGCGTGACCGCGGAAGCGGCTGCCGTCTTCGAGGACCAGGACAGCAGGATCCGGAAGGCTCGAGGCCGTGGTGGTGGTGGCGGTCAT
The DNA window shown above is from Microbacterium keratanolyticum and carries:
- the carA gene encoding glutamine-hydrolyzing carbamoyl-phosphate synthase small subunit, giving the protein MTATTTTASSLPDPAVLVLEDGSRFRGHAYGARGTTIGEVVFATGMTGYQETITDPSYAGQIVLQTAPHIGNTGVNEEDNESRRIWVEGYIVRDPSRIVSNWRATDSLENVLQRDNIVGISGIDTRAVTRRLRSVGSLRGAIFSGDAEGIDADEQLRIVTEAPLMSGQNLSGQVSVEVPTLTPAVGERIGNLAVIDLGVKQATVNNLAARGFDVHVLPQTSTFDEIQAVEPVAVFYSNGPGDPSASERHVALLREVLDANLPFFGICFGNQLLGRALGLGTYKLPFGHRGINQPVLDRATGRVEITAHNHGFAVEAPLEGTFDSPNGYGKVEVSHIGLNDNVVEGLRALDIPAFSVQYHPEAASGPRDANYLFDRFRDLVVAHISQKDAK
- the carB gene encoding carbamoyl-phosphate synthase large subunit: MPKRDDIKSVLVIGSGPIVIGQAVEFDYSGTQACRVLREEGVRVILVNSNPATIMTDPDFADATYVEPITPEVIETIIAKEKPDAILPTLGGQTALNAAMALHERGILDKYDVELIGARVDAIKKGEDRQIFKELVLEAGADVAASVIAHSMDDLLAGAEKLGYPLVVRPSFTMGGLGSGFAYNEEDLRRIGGAGLHDSPTNEVLLEESILGWKEYELELMRDTADNTVVVCSIENVDPVGVHTGDSITVAPALTLTDREFQKLRDIGIDIIRAVGVDTGGCNIQFAINPVDGRIIVIEMNPRVSRSSALASKATGFPIAKLAAKLALGYRLDEVTNDITGVTPASFEPTLDYVVVKVPRFAFEKFPAADATLTTTMKSVGEAMAIGRNYTTALQKALRSLEKRGSSFHWGPEERSVEELLEISKTPTDGRIVTLQQALRKGATIEQAFEATAIDPWFLDQMILINEVADIIASAEELDAATLRHAKEHGFSDVQIAELRGLDETEVREVRRALAVRPVYKTVDTCAGEFPALTPYHYSSYDSETEVEPSDRKKVVIIGSGPNRIGQGVEFDYSCVHASFALSDAGFETVMVNCNPETVSTDYDTSDRLYFEPLTLEDVLEVLDAEAASGEILGVVCQLGGQTPLGLAKGIEAAGYTILGTSPEAIDLAEERELFSRLLDDAGLVAPRNGTAIDVEGAVAIAEEIGYPVLVRPSFVLGGRGMEIVYSTESLRDYFVRTAGEVVIEEGKPLLVDRFLDDAIELDVDALYDGQELYIGGVMEHLEEAGIHSGDSSCTLPPVSLGRSDVDRVRTATLAIAEGVGVRGLLNVQFAISAGVLYVIEANPRASRTVPFVSKALGIPMAKAASRIMVGATIAELRAEGLLPEVDGSRVPLGSPVAVKEAVLPFKRFRTADGKTVDSVLGPEMRSTGEVMGIDKDFPTAFAKSQAAAYGGMPTSGTVFISVADADKRAVILPAHRLQQLGFTIVATEGTAEILSRNGIEVTVVEKYSATQESGAQNIVDLINDGQIDIIVNTPSGGATRADGYEIRAAAVAADKALFTTMAVLGAAVSGMDAADQGFAVRSLQEYAADRLARL